One genomic segment of Pandoraea sputorum includes these proteins:
- a CDS encoding phage baseplate plug family protein, which translates to MANFYEIPFSPAPQAFRVTLSGVEYTLTVQYRAADDAGWMLDIADANGAPIIGGLPLVTGTDLLAPYAYLGLGGRLWVQGADNPDNTPTFDDLGVGSHVLWVTD; encoded by the coding sequence ATGGCCAATTTCTACGAAATCCCGTTCTCGCCAGCCCCTCAAGCATTTCGCGTTACGTTGTCGGGCGTCGAGTACACGCTGACCGTACAGTACCGAGCGGCAGATGATGCCGGATGGATGCTGGACATCGCGGACGCGAACGGTGCGCCGATTATCGGTGGCCTGCCGCTCGTGACCGGAACGGATCTGCTGGCGCCTTATGCCTACCTTGGGCTGGGTGGTCGTCTCTGGGTGCAAGGTGCAGACAATCCGGATAACACACCAACGTTTGATGATCTAGGTGTCGGATCGCATGTTCTCTGGGTGACGGACTAA
- a CDS encoding phage protein, whose translation MATYSFQDVQASIVGPGAAFSIGAGSATSEEGISIETGGGKNTMTVGSDGEVMHSLHADKSGTIKVTLLKTSPLNALLQAAFDVQTLSSALHGKNIITVSNAASSDLHVGRDCAFAQKPNVVYDKAGAKMEWTFNAGKIDSILGTY comes from the coding sequence ATGGCCACTTACAGCTTTCAAGACGTTCAAGCCAGCATCGTTGGTCCGGGTGCCGCCTTCTCGATTGGCGCAGGCTCAGCCACCTCGGAGGAGGGTATCTCCATCGAAACCGGCGGCGGAAAGAACACCATGACGGTGGGCTCCGACGGCGAGGTGATGCACTCGTTGCACGCCGACAAGTCGGGCACGATCAAGGTGACGTTGCTCAAGACCAGTCCGCTTAACGCACTGTTGCAGGCCGCGTTCGACGTGCAGACGCTTAGCAGCGCCCTGCATGGCAAGAACATCATTACGGTGTCCAACGCCGCTTCGAGTGACCTGCACGTCGGTCGTGACTGCGCGTTTGCCCAGAAGCCCAACGTGGTCTACGACAAGGCCGGGGCCAAGATGGAGTGGACGTTCAACGCGGGCAAGATCGATTCGATTCTGGGGACGTACTGA
- a CDS encoding phage protein, producing the protein MTEQYLRKASLIIGEKVGDALDLSDLRFTFDVKRGDSQTPNSAHIRVFNVSPDTMTRVQKEFKRVVIRAGYKGNYGLIFDGTVVQTRRGREGALDTKLEITAADGDSAYNFAVVNTTLAAGSTAQDHFNAVAKSMVRYGVGVGYTAGLQSNPLPRGKAIFGMARNFMRGVARATQTTWSIQDGQIVVIPETSYMPGTIPVINADTGMLGMPTQMQNGISVRVLLNPNIKIGTLVQLDNAAIQLSEQSLAHSNAKPVDKPSGEGVQKSRLASSEFYYVSVAEHHGDTQGDNWYTELTCLAADPTVIRSSALLNRPMFSAVEPAPNAVKSHG; encoded by the coding sequence ATGACCGAACAATATCTTCGAAAGGCATCCCTCATCATCGGCGAGAAGGTGGGCGATGCCCTCGACCTGTCCGATCTGCGCTTCACATTCGATGTGAAGCGCGGGGATAGTCAAACACCGAACAGTGCGCACATTCGCGTCTTCAACGTGAGTCCGGACACAATGACGCGCGTGCAGAAGGAGTTCAAGCGTGTTGTGATTCGGGCCGGGTACAAGGGCAATTACGGGCTGATCTTCGATGGCACCGTAGTGCAGACGCGACGCGGCCGTGAGGGGGCGCTCGACACGAAGCTGGAAATCACCGCAGCTGATGGCGATTCCGCTTACAACTTTGCCGTCGTCAACACGACCTTGGCTGCGGGATCCACCGCGCAGGATCATTTCAACGCGGTCGCGAAGTCGATGGTGCGGTATGGCGTGGGCGTCGGGTACACGGCCGGATTACAGTCGAACCCGTTGCCTCGTGGCAAGGCGATTTTCGGCATGGCCCGCAATTTCATGCGAGGGGTTGCGCGGGCCACGCAGACGACCTGGAGCATTCAGGACGGGCAGATCGTGGTCATCCCCGAAACCAGTTACATGCCTGGCACGATCCCGGTGATCAACGCCGATACCGGCATGCTCGGCATGCCGACGCAAATGCAGAATGGCATCTCCGTCAGGGTACTGCTCAACCCGAACATCAAGATCGGCACGCTCGTTCAGCTCGATAACGCTGCGATTCAACTGAGTGAACAGAGCCTTGCCCACTCGAATGCCAAGCCGGTTGACAAACCCTCCGGCGAGGGCGTTCAGAAAAGCCGTCTTGCTTCGAGCGAGTTCTATTACGTGTCGGTGGCCGAACACCACGGTGATACGCAGGGTGACAATTGGTACACAGAACTGACGTGTCTCGCGGCCGATCCCACGGTCATCCGGTCATCGGCGTTGCTCAATCGACCGATGTTTAGCGCTGTGGAACCTGCACCGAACGCGGTCAAGAGTCACGGTTAG
- a CDS encoding phage neck terminator protein encodes MNNSSTGGYLAPVQSVPPIEDSALEDFLRTMIAGVTGLDANFVLSLPQPPTSTPPESGVNWCGFTVSSFQSDANAGLLHVPADDGSDTYVRHEDIEVKCQFYGRNASQYARMLRDGLYVPQNREQLQLSDFGLVDTSGIVSTPGVVDQQVQRRCDISMFLRRKVTRTYRVLNLASVQTSVVSER; translated from the coding sequence ATGAATAACAGTTCGACAGGTGGTTATTTGGCCCCGGTGCAATCGGTGCCGCCAATCGAAGATTCGGCGCTGGAGGATTTTCTTCGAACGATGATCGCGGGTGTGACCGGGTTGGACGCCAATTTTGTCCTTTCGCTTCCACAGCCACCGACGTCGACGCCTCCGGAATCCGGCGTCAACTGGTGCGGTTTCACCGTGTCCAGTTTCCAGTCCGACGCAAATGCTGGCCTGTTGCACGTACCAGCCGACGACGGCAGCGACACCTACGTTCGGCACGAAGACATCGAAGTCAAGTGCCAGTTCTACGGGCGCAACGCCAGTCAATATGCCCGGATGTTGCGCGACGGCTTGTACGTGCCGCAAAACCGCGAGCAGCTACAGCTCAGCGATTTCGGCCTTGTCGACACCTCAGGCATCGTTTCCACACCGGGTGTGGTCGACCAGCAGGTGCAGCGACGCTGCGATATCAGTATGTTTCTGCGCCGTAAGGTGACGCGTACCTATCGGGTGTTGAACCTCGCGTCGGTGCAAACTTCGGTGGTGAGCGAGCGCTAG
- a CDS encoding phage holin family protein, with protein MDDHKTTWTILGLLVLGAVMGVGKLLVSDEILTWRLIVGRAILGAGASMIAGVVLIQIPDIPPLALLGIGSVLGTVGAQFIELQLKRRAGSFRSGKG; from the coding sequence ATGGACGACCACAAGACTACCTGGACGATTCTGGGTCTTTTGGTATTGGGCGCCGTGATGGGCGTTGGGAAACTGCTCGTCAGCGATGAGATCCTGACATGGCGGCTGATTGTCGGGCGTGCGATTTTGGGCGCTGGTGCTTCGATGATCGCTGGCGTCGTACTCATCCAGATCCCGGACATTCCGCCGCTGGCGCTGCTGGGTATTGGCAGTGTGCTCGGTACGGTCGGCGCGCAGTTCATCGAGTTGCAACTCAAGCGTCGCGCAGGATCGTTTCGTAGCGGGAAGGGGTGA
- a CDS encoding phage baseplate protein gives MKIPDYFDVMTIIPKTLDAIRIGVMIEETYTDDLMFTQIPVEKGAPITDHAYKSPPKVVIKCGWSNADYAALRASGAVWSDSTASTPQSGYIDTVYLKLLALQASRQVFRAVTSRRNYDKVLLTGLSVTHNDKTGEALMVTATLQQVRIVETRATTLPPRDDQADPSRTAETQNIGSKQATPATPAPGGSVAPQ, from the coding sequence ATGAAAATCCCCGATTATTTCGACGTCATGACGATCATTCCCAAGACGCTTGACGCGATCCGGATCGGCGTAATGATCGAAGAGACTTACACCGACGACTTGATGTTCACTCAGATCCCGGTGGAAAAGGGCGCGCCGATCACGGATCACGCGTACAAGAGTCCGCCGAAAGTCGTTATCAAATGTGGGTGGTCAAACGCTGATTATGCGGCGTTGCGGGCATCGGGTGCGGTCTGGTCCGACTCGACGGCGTCCACACCGCAGTCGGGTTACATCGATACCGTCTATTTGAAACTTCTCGCTCTGCAAGCCAGTCGGCAGGTATTCCGTGCGGTCACGTCGCGTCGGAATTACGACAAGGTGCTGCTGACAGGTCTGAGCGTGACGCATAACGATAAGACCGGCGAAGCGCTGATGGTCACGGCAACGCTGCAGCAGGTCCGCATTGTGGAGACGCGGGCGACAACACTGCCGCCTCGCGACGATCAGGCCGACCCGTCTCGCACCGCTGAGACGCAGAACATTGGGTCGAAGCAGGCAACACCGGCAACGCCGGCACCGGGCGGATCAGTCGCCCCGCAATGA
- a CDS encoding DUF3383 domain-containing protein, which translates to MSNGLPVSRLINVTINMSPLAAQGANLNTALLLGASAVIDAGERMRSYGAIADVAADFGTTAPEYRAAALYFQQTPQPSTLCIGRWAKTAASGVLRGGVLSSTQQAMTNWTSVTSGAFKVSVDGTAKTVSGLDFSAQTNLNGVATVINGSLTGATCTWNGSRFVITSNSTGATSAVGYAEAPASGVDISAQLGLTSTLAGVPVQGIAAETPTDAVAIFLDRFANQFLGLAFADTGVTDDQHVAVAALIEADQKHLYAATTQNPQTLDPTVSSDLASRFKAAKFKYSFTQYSSATPYAGVSLFGRLLTVDFNANNTTITLMWKQEPGIVAEALSTTQANALQAKNCNVFVNYSNDTAIVQTGVTPSGIFIDSVYNAIWFQNRIQTDVYNLLYQSPTKIPQTDAGNSLIAAVIESSCAAAVNNGYLAPGVWNSGGFGALKQGGALSKGYYVYTPSIATQAQSDREARKSVPFQIAAKEAGAIHSVDILVNVNR; encoded by the coding sequence ATGTCCAACGGATTGCCGGTTTCACGGCTGATCAACGTTACGATCAACATGTCGCCACTGGCGGCACAGGGTGCGAACCTGAACACCGCACTGCTGCTGGGTGCGTCGGCCGTCATCGATGCTGGCGAACGCATGCGTAGCTACGGCGCGATTGCAGACGTCGCAGCCGACTTTGGCACCACTGCACCTGAATACCGGGCCGCCGCGCTGTATTTCCAGCAGACGCCGCAGCCGTCCACGCTTTGCATCGGCCGCTGGGCGAAAACGGCGGCCTCCGGCGTGCTTCGCGGTGGTGTGCTCTCGAGCACTCAGCAGGCAATGACGAACTGGACGTCGGTTACAAGCGGCGCCTTTAAGGTAAGCGTCGACGGAACGGCGAAGACGGTCTCCGGTCTCGACTTCTCGGCGCAGACGAACCTGAATGGCGTTGCGACCGTGATCAACGGCTCGCTGACCGGCGCGACCTGCACATGGAACGGTTCGAGGTTCGTCATTACGTCGAACAGCACCGGCGCAACGTCGGCCGTGGGTTATGCCGAAGCGCCGGCGAGCGGCGTGGATATTTCGGCCCAGTTGGGGCTGACATCGACGCTGGCGGGGGTGCCGGTGCAGGGCATTGCGGCCGAAACGCCGACGGATGCCGTTGCGATCTTCCTCGATCGTTTCGCAAATCAGTTTCTGGGCCTCGCGTTCGCCGACACCGGTGTGACCGATGACCAGCACGTTGCGGTGGCTGCCCTGATCGAGGCCGACCAGAAGCATCTCTATGCGGCGACGACGCAAAATCCGCAGACGCTGGATCCGACTGTCTCGTCCGATCTGGCGAGCCGGTTCAAGGCGGCGAAGTTCAAGTACAGCTTCACGCAGTATTCGAGCGCGACGCCTTACGCCGGTGTGTCGCTGTTCGGTCGGCTGTTGACGGTGGACTTCAACGCGAACAACACCACGATCACGCTCATGTGGAAGCAGGAGCCTGGGATCGTGGCGGAGGCGCTGTCGACGACGCAGGCCAATGCCTTGCAGGCGAAGAACTGCAACGTGTTCGTGAATTACTCGAACGACACGGCAATCGTGCAGACCGGTGTGACGCCGAGCGGCATCTTTATCGACTCGGTCTATAACGCGATCTGGTTCCAGAACCGTATTCAGACCGATGTGTACAACCTGCTCTACCAGAGCCCGACCAAGATCCCGCAGACGGATGCAGGAAATTCGCTGATCGCGGCCGTCATCGAATCGTCGTGCGCCGCTGCGGTGAACAACGGCTACCTGGCCCCCGGCGTGTGGAATTCCGGCGGGTTCGGTGCCCTCAAGCAGGGCGGCGCGCTCTCCAAGGGCTACTACGTGTACACGCCCTCAATCGCAACTCAGGCCCAGTCGGACCGTGAGGCTCGTAAGTCCGTGCCGTTCCAGATCGCTGCCAAGGAAGCCGGTGCGATTCATTCCGTCGACATTCTCGTCAACGTCAACCGATAA
- a CDS encoding phage tail assembly chaperone: MPSDIEIRQVKYRIGKLSAMKQLHVSRKIAPLVPALLPIMLELASPKGEPPVQTGAGDVTQGAGGEGSALLSQPRLLQPFADGLASLADDHAEYVIGECLAVVQRFQGNAWFSIWSPAAKLPIYDDIDLSIMVELSVKVIADSLGPFIAGWLTSPASHPPAMA; the protein is encoded by the coding sequence ATGCCCTCCGACATCGAGATTCGCCAAGTCAAGTACCGCATCGGCAAGCTCTCGGCAATGAAACAACTGCACGTGTCGCGCAAGATCGCGCCGCTGGTGCCGGCGCTTCTGCCGATCATGCTGGAACTGGCCTCCCCGAAAGGGGAGCCGCCGGTTCAAACCGGGGCTGGCGATGTGACGCAAGGCGCCGGGGGCGAGGGCAGCGCGCTGTTGTCGCAGCCTCGATTGCTTCAACCGTTCGCGGACGGACTGGCCAGTCTTGCAGACGATCATGCGGAGTACGTGATCGGCGAGTGCCTCGCCGTCGTGCAGCGCTTCCAGGGGAACGCGTGGTTTTCGATCTGGTCGCCCGCCGCGAAGCTACCCATCTACGACGACATCGATCTGTCGATCATGGTCGAGCTGTCCGTGAAGGTCATTGCGGACAGTCTCGGCCCTTTTATTGCCGGGTGGCTTACCAGCCCCGCGAGTCACCCACCGGCGATGGCGTAG
- a CDS encoding Gp138 family membrane-puncturing spike protein, which produces MNRQERVGDPNEMLLLAMRGSLSEVWTALPGVIQSFDAVAMTCTVQPAIQVRARGPDGTESSLSLPLLVDCPVQFPAGGNCTLTFPVTPGDECLIVFGSRCIDGWWQSGGVQDQAEPRMHDLSDGFVLLGTRSRPRALQGVSTESAQLRSDDGATFIDLNPVTKKVSIVAPGGLDVVTPLATFSRAVTIGGLLTFIGGMIGSAASGAAAVFNGVLNVIGQITANGKRVDDTHTHNNVQPGSGNSGTVN; this is translated from the coding sequence ATGAATCGACAAGAGCGGGTTGGCGACCCCAACGAGATGCTGCTGCTCGCGATGCGAGGCTCGCTGTCCGAGGTATGGACCGCGCTTCCGGGTGTCATCCAGTCGTTCGACGCCGTCGCGATGACCTGCACCGTGCAGCCTGCAATCCAGGTGCGAGCGCGTGGCCCAGACGGCACAGAGAGTTCGCTCTCACTGCCGCTGTTGGTCGACTGTCCCGTCCAGTTCCCTGCGGGCGGCAATTGCACGCTGACATTTCCCGTTACTCCGGGCGACGAATGCCTGATTGTCTTCGGCTCACGATGTATCGATGGCTGGTGGCAGTCGGGCGGCGTGCAAGACCAGGCGGAGCCGCGCATGCACGACCTTTCCGACGGCTTCGTGCTGCTGGGCACGAGATCGCGTCCGCGCGCACTCCAGGGGGTGAGTACCGAGTCGGCGCAGTTGCGCAGCGACGATGGCGCGACCTTCATCGATCTGAATCCGGTTACGAAGAAAGTCAGCATTGTTGCCCCCGGCGGGCTCGACGTCGTTACGCCATTGGCCACATTCTCGCGGGCTGTCACGATTGGCGGTCTGCTGACCTTCATCGGTGGCATGATCGGTAGCGCCGCGAGTGGCGCTGCGGCCGTGTTTAACGGCGTGCTGAATGTTATCGGACAGATCACAGCCAACGGCAAACGTGTTGACGACACCCACACACACAACAACGTGCAACCCGGTTCGGGTAATTCTGGCACGGTGAACTGA
- a CDS encoding DUF2612 domain-containing protein yields MADITDYTGKLTSEHADKPRYAAMVRAVTQCFVDVQDALASLPASFDLDSAIGKQLDGVGLWVGVSRNIRAPLSGVYFSFDTAGLGLDQGVWRGPFDPDTGVTTLDDETYRLLIRARIGANHWDGTLAGSKAILSQIFNTGTHVFIQDNQDMSITVGISGKVPSALFLALLSGGYIPIKPQSVRISFYIVTSVSDSPIFGFDMSNEYVAGFDSGAWATPL; encoded by the coding sequence ATGGCTGACATTACCGATTACACCGGAAAGCTCACTTCCGAGCACGCCGACAAGCCGCGCTATGCGGCGATGGTTCGGGCGGTCACGCAGTGCTTTGTCGATGTGCAGGATGCACTCGCGAGCCTGCCGGCAAGCTTCGACCTCGACAGCGCCATAGGGAAACAGCTCGACGGTGTGGGGCTGTGGGTGGGCGTGTCCCGCAATATCCGTGCACCGCTGTCCGGGGTGTACTTCTCGTTCGATACGGCGGGGCTTGGTTTAGATCAAGGGGTATGGAGAGGTCCGTTCGATCCGGATACGGGGGTGACGACGCTCGATGACGAGACCTATCGGCTTCTCATCCGGGCACGTATCGGTGCGAACCATTGGGATGGAACACTGGCGGGGTCGAAGGCGATTCTGAGCCAGATTTTCAACACCGGCACCCATGTTTTTATTCAGGATAACCAGGACATGTCGATCACGGTCGGCATTTCCGGCAAGGTCCCCTCGGCCCTGTTTCTCGCGCTGCTGTCTGGCGGTTACATCCCGATCAAGCCTCAGTCGGTTCGGATCAGCTTCTATATCGTGACGTCAGTCAGCGACTCGCCGATTTTCGGGTTCGATATGTCGAACGAGTATGTCGCAGGTTTTGATTCTGGCGCATGGGCCACACCGCTCTAA
- a CDS encoding DUF2514 family protein gives MWFDPRLWGGLLLAMLLAVCGGYWKGHHDAGQSSTVASQARRIDDLTATNNLYRQTTQTLAGISIDAKRSADAANAAARTSDLVADGLRKQLSQYVSAARHSTPIAGSSPTDAGPDPLDLLAGMLSRTDEAAGALAKFADATHIAGLACERSYDALMKKDN, from the coding sequence ATGTGGTTCGATCCTCGCCTGTGGGGCGGCTTGTTGCTCGCTATGCTGCTGGCCGTATGCGGAGGTTATTGGAAGGGACATCACGACGCCGGACAGTCGTCAACGGTTGCTTCACAAGCCAGGCGGATTGACGACCTCACCGCCACCAACAACCTGTATCGCCAGACGACGCAAACGCTGGCCGGGATATCGATCGATGCAAAAAGATCTGCCGATGCCGCGAATGCGGCTGCTCGTACTTCTGATCTCGTCGCTGACGGGCTGCGCAAGCAACTCAGCCAGTACGTCAGCGCCGCGCGACATTCCACCCCTATCGCCGGAAGCTCGCCAACCGATGCGGGACCAGATCCCCTCGATCTGCTCGCAGGGATGCTCAGTCGGACTGACGAGGCTGCGGGAGCGCTCGCGAAGTTCGCTGACGCTACCCACATCGCCGGACTTGCCTGCGAGCGTAGCTACGATGCGTTGATGAAAAAAGATAATTAA
- a CDS encoding baseplate J/gp47 family protein, giving the protein MTITTTAPTIDATGIHAPTYADVLDFLQTQFRAIYGQDAYLEPDSQDGQFLAVIASAINDGNSVSLAIYNSFSPATAQGAALSSNVRINGIARHVASYSTSDVLLVGQAGTTIADGLVQDANQINWALPATVTIPPSGQVTVTATCTKIGAIDAPAGTIGRIMTPTRGWQTVMNPSAAAPGSPVEPDAALRARQKTSTAIPSLTVFEGTIGAVANVQGVTRCAGYENDTNATDANTLPPHTISLVVEGGDATAIANAIAAKKGPGGGTYGTTAVSVNDVYGRPIVIRFYRPVPQAMTAVVQFNALAGFTAAIGQSVQQAISNYINAVAIGGGTPGVVEWDACIAAAKSVPGATTFKIKSLTLSGPAGAGSPDVPLAFNQAATCMPASITMTSV; this is encoded by the coding sequence GTGACCATCACGACAACCGCCCCCACCATCGATGCCACCGGCATCCACGCGCCGACCTACGCCGATGTGCTGGATTTTCTTCAGACACAGTTCCGCGCAATTTATGGTCAGGACGCATATCTTGAACCCGACAGTCAGGATGGCCAGTTCCTCGCCGTCATCGCATCCGCGATCAACGATGGGAACAGTGTCAGCCTCGCCATTTACAACAGCTTCAGTCCGGCGACGGCGCAGGGTGCTGCGTTGTCGAGCAATGTGAGAATCAACGGCATTGCCAGGCACGTGGCGTCGTACTCGACCAGCGACGTGCTGCTCGTCGGTCAGGCGGGAACGACAATCGCCGATGGGCTGGTGCAGGATGCTAACCAGATCAACTGGGCGCTACCGGCGACGGTGACTATCCCACCATCCGGGCAGGTGACGGTGACGGCGACCTGCACGAAGATCGGGGCAATCGACGCCCCCGCCGGTACCATTGGCAGGATCATGACGCCCACGCGTGGCTGGCAAACAGTGATGAACCCTTCGGCCGCCGCGCCGGGTTCACCTGTCGAGCCGGACGCTGCGCTGCGGGCTCGTCAAAAGACGTCGACCGCGATTCCGTCGCTGACGGTGTTCGAGGGGACCATCGGCGCAGTCGCCAATGTGCAGGGTGTGACGCGATGTGCCGGTTATGAGAACGACACCAATGCCACCGACGCGAACACGTTGCCGCCGCACACCATCTCGCTGGTGGTAGAGGGTGGCGACGCGACGGCTATCGCGAATGCGATCGCCGCGAAGAAAGGGCCGGGCGGCGGCACGTACGGCACGACAGCCGTCAGCGTCAATGATGTGTACGGGCGGCCGATCGTCATCCGGTTCTATCGGCCGGTGCCTCAGGCGATGACAGCAGTGGTGCAGTTCAACGCTCTTGCCGGGTTTACCGCGGCGATCGGTCAGTCGGTTCAGCAGGCCATCTCGAACTACATCAACGCTGTGGCGATTGGCGGTGGCACGCCTGGCGTCGTCGAGTGGGATGCGTGCATTGCGGCCGCCAAGAGCGTGCCGGGGGCGACCACGTTCAAGATCAAATCTCTCACGCTGAGCGGCCCGGCTGGGGCCGGTTCCCCTGACGTGCCACTTGCGTTCAATCAGGCCGCAACGTGCATGCCCGCCAGCATCACTATGACATCGGTCTGA
- a CDS encoding glycoside hydrolase family 24 protein encodes MASDQNVCAFLDMLAWSEFTSRIAGSDDGYNVIVGGGTFTSYADHPRKSVWIQRFNVWSTAAGRYQLLSRYYDVYKRQLGLQDFSPVSQDKIAIQQICERGALNDIMAGKIESAISKCRNIWASLPGAGYGQMEHALAPLLQQYVKAGGAM; translated from the coding sequence ATGGCCAGTGATCAGAACGTGTGCGCGTTTCTCGACATGTTGGCGTGGTCAGAATTCACATCACGGATCGCAGGTTCAGACGATGGTTACAACGTGATCGTGGGCGGCGGTACGTTCACCAGCTACGCGGACCATCCGAGGAAATCGGTGTGGATCCAGCGCTTTAATGTGTGGTCGACGGCCGCGGGGCGGTATCAACTCCTTTCGCGCTATTACGACGTGTATAAGCGGCAATTGGGCCTGCAGGATTTCTCTCCAGTGAGTCAGGACAAGATCGCGATACAGCAGATTTGCGAGCGAGGTGCGCTGAACGACATCATGGCGGGAAAGATCGAGTCTGCGATCTCGAAGTGCAGGAACATCTGGGCTAGTTTGCCCGGTGCGGGTTACGGTCAGATGGAACACGCGCTTGCACCGTTGCTTCAGCAGTATGTGAAAGCCGGAGGTGCAATGTGA